DNA from Gammaproteobacteria bacterium:
GTTGCAGAACAAAATCTAGAACTGGGTTTAGCGTTTGATGGTGACGGCGATCGTTTAGGTGTCGTAGATAGTAACGGCACCATTATCTGGCCAGATCGTCAAATGATTTTATTCGCGCGCGATATTTTAGCGCGTCAACCCAACAGTCGAATTATCTACGATGTTAAATGTTCCAAACATTTAAAAGATGCGATTCAAGCGAGCGGTGGTGAAGCCATCATGTCACGCACGGGGCATTCTTTAATTAAAGCAAAAATGCAAGAAACTAACGCCGCATTAGCCGGTGAGATGAGTGGACACATTTTCTTTAAAGAACGTTGGTTTGGTTTTGATGATGGCATGTACACAGCCGTGCGTTTATTAGAAATTCTTTCCCAATCTACACTGAGCCCTGCAGAAATTTTTGCGGCATTGCCCAATAGCGTTAACACGCCAGAAATTAATTTAAATTTTGCGGAAGGTGAACATTATCGTTTTATCGAAAAATTTCAAAAAACCGCACGCTTTGCGGATGCAGAGATGATTACCATTGATGGCGTACGCGCCGAGTTTGTTGATGGTTGGGGTTTGGTTCGCGCTTCTAACACCACACCGTGTTTAGTGTTACGCTTTGAAGCGAATACCAACGCCAGCTTGGAACGTATTAAAAATTTATTTAAAGCTCAAATTCATGCTATCGATTCCAGCTTGCCGTTGGATTTCTAAATAATTTTTTTCATCACAAGAGGCTACGCGGATGAACATCATGAAATCTTTATCATTAATAAAAGTCGCAAGTTTTGCCGGTGCTTTATTGCTCGCAGCCAGCGTGCACGCCAATGACGAAGCATTGCCGCCAGAATTAATACGTGAACTTGGCACAGTACAAATGCAAATAGACCAAGGCAAACGTTTAGAAGCGCGTATCCGGTTATTAGCACTGTTAGAATCGCCGCTAACTAAAGCCGATGCTGCGCAAGCGACGGTGCTCAACCATTTAGGCAATTTAGCGGTTAAGCAAAATGATAATGCCACGGCATTAGATTATTTTGCTCAAATTCAAGTGTTGCCCAACGCGCCCGATGCTTTAAAAAATCTTGCGGCGAATATGATTAAACAAATTAACGCCGGTGTTGCGCAACAAAACAGTCTCAATATTCCAAAACCACCTGCGCCTAACGTT
Protein-coding regions in this window:
- a CDS encoding energy transducer TonB — its product is MKSLSLIKVASFAGALLLAASVHANDEALPPELIRELGTVQMQIDQGKRLEARIRLLALLESPLTKADAAQATVLNHLGNLAVKQNDNATALDYFAQIQVLPNAPDALKNLAANMIKQINAGVAQQNSLNIPKPPAPNVLQVPEHRAVTPKPINRVDPIFPVTALAQGAKGVVKLGFDLDREGKPYNIVVIESKPEGVFNNAAIEAMKQWRFEPHTRDGIVTPLTNVQWQFQFNSATESIPAPITK
- a CDS encoding phosphomannomutase/phosphoglucomutase gives rise to the protein MTVAEQIFRAYDIRGIVETDLTPATVRLIGHAFGTHAQQKNCTRVVIGRDGRLSSPELARELAAGLQAAGCDVIDIGLVATPVLYFATHHLETGTGIMITGSHNPPEYNGLKMMLGGNTLHGEQITALYHTIQNKTFTNGSGQSHAQSVTDAYIARIVQDARIKRPLRFAIDCGNGATGEIAPALFKALGQKPVELFCDIDGTFPNHHPDPSKEKNLQDLRATVAEQNLELGLAFDGDGDRLGVVDSNGTIIWPDRQMILFARDILARQPNSRIIYDVKCSKHLKDAIQASGGEAIMSRTGHSLIKAKMQETNAALAGEMSGHIFFKERWFGFDDGMYTAVRLLEILSQSTLSPAEIFAALPNSVNTPEINLNFAEGEHYRFIEKFQKTARFADAEMITIDGVRAEFVDGWGLVRASNTTPCLVLRFEANTNASLERIKNLFKAQIHAIDSSLPLDF